Proteins from a single region of Oryza brachyantha chromosome 6, ObraRS2, whole genome shotgun sequence:
- the LOC107304481 gene encoding uncharacterized protein LOC107304481, translating into MLPPHRRPLPVAPTFRAAAVPTVLAGAGSYQHPDVHLCHRPRSRFGPPPAAPMSMATACFRPNANDPLQDAFHAVCPHRRLPTLMAADCSCRTRSQKGEVGNFGNWTLVNGAGCVFSSTTSLGLIRSSFSQVCYSFILDPPTLSQITNAWYRRWN; encoded by the exons ATGCTGcccccgcaccgccgcccacTCCCGGTCGCTCCCACGTTCCGGGCCGCCGCTGTGCCCACTGTcttggccggcgccggctcctACCAGCACCCCGATGTCCACCTCTGCCACCGGCCACGCTCACGCTTTGGtccaccgccggccgcgcccaTGTCGATGGCCACTGCCTGCTTCCGCCCTAACGCCAATGACCCGCTGCAGGATGCCTTCCACGCCGTGTGCCCCCACCGTCGGCTGCCCACGCTGATGGCCGCTGACTGCTCCTGCCGAACGCGTTCACAGAAAGGGGAG GTTGGGAACTTTGGCAACTGGACTTTG GTCAATGGCGCTGGCTGCGTtttctcctccaccaccagtCTTGGCTTGATCCGCTCCTCTTTTAGTCAAGTATGCTATTCCTTCATTTTGGACCCACCTACACTTTCTCAGATAACCAACG CATGGTATCGAAGGTGGAATTGA